The Mytilus edulis chromosome 12, xbMytEdul2.2, whole genome shotgun sequence genome contains a region encoding:
- the LOC139497900 gene encoding isocitrate dehydrogenase [NADP], mitochondrial-like — MASPVTALGRVLCRAGGLAHNFVAPASIASTPNRNYATGKRIKVDNPVVELDGDEMTRIIWEKIKETLILPYLDVDLKYYDLGLPYRDQTDDQVTIDSALAIKKYNVGVKCATITPDEERVEEFKLKKMWLSPNGTIRNILNGTVFREPILCEKVPRLVPGWTRPIVIGRHAFGDQYRALDFVAPGNGKFELVFTPEGGKEQRMHVFDFTNGGGPLMGMYNTDESIQGFAHACFQYAIMKKWPLYMSTKNTILKRYDGRFKDIFQEIFEKDYKGDFDKNKIWYEHRLIDDMVAQALKSDGGFVWACKNYDGDVQSDIVAQGYGSLGLMTSVLVCPDGKTIESEAAHGTVTRHYREHQKGNPTSTNPVASIYAWTRGLEHRGKLDGNAELQRFATTLEKACVATVDSGKMTKDLAGCIYGLKNVKPEHYLYTMDFLEAISEELNRQLKQ, encoded by the exons ATGGCAAGTCCAGTTACAGCTTTGGGAAGAGTTTTGTGCCGCGCTGGCGGATTAGCTCACAACTTTGTTGCACCAGCTTCAATAGCTAGTACCCCAAACAGAAACT ATGCTACTGGTAAAAGAATCAAGGTTGATAACCCAGTTGTTGAACTTGACGGAGATGAGATGACCAGGATTATCTGGGAGAAAATCAAGGAAACT TTGATTCTTCCCTACCTTGATGTTGACCTAAAGTACTATGATTTGGGCTTGCCATACCGTGACCAGACAGACGACCAGGTCACCATTGATTCAGCGCTAGCCATTAAGAAGTACAACGTAGGAGTCAAATGTGCCACCATTACTCCTGATGAAGAGCGAGTGGAAG aattcaaactaaaaaaaatgtggcTGAGTCCTAATGGAACCATCAGAAATATTTTGAATGGCACAGTGTTCCGTGAACCAATCCTTTGTGAGAAAGTTCCCCGTCTTGTACCAGGATGGACAAGACCTATTGTTATTGGCCGTCACGCCTTTGGAGATCAG TACAGAGCCCTTGACTTTGTTGCCCCAGGTAATGGCAAGTTTGAGCTTGTGTTTACACCTGAAGGAGGCAAAGAACAAAGAATGCATGTGTTTGACTTCACAAATGGTGGAGGACCATTGATGGGAATGTACAATACAGATGAG AGTATCCAAGGATTTGCCCACGCCTGTTTCCAGTATGCTATCATGAAGAAATGGCCTCTTTACATGAGCACAAAGAATACCATCCTTAAGAGATATGATGGCAGATTTAAAGATATATTCCAAGAAATCTTTGAAAA AGATTACAAGGGTGACTTTGACAAAAATAAGATCTGGTATGAGCACAGACTTATTGATGATATGGTAGCCCAAGCCCTGAAATCTGATGGAGGATTTGTATGGGCCTGTAAGAACTACGATGGGGATGTACAATCTGATATTGTTGCTCAAG GTTATGGCTCTCTTGGTTTGATGACAAGTGTATTGGTGTGTCCCGACGGAAAGACCATCGAGTCTGAGGCTGCTCACGGTACAGTAACCCGTCACTACAGAGAACACCAGAAAGGCAACCCTACCAGTACCAACCCTGTAGCTAGTATCTATGCTTGGACAAGAGGACTGGAACATAGAGGAAAATTAGACGGAAATGCTGAACTACAAAG ATTTGCCACCACATTAGAAAAGGCATGTGTAGCCACAGTTGATTCTGGTAAAATGACAAAAGATTTGGCAGGATGTATATATGGCTTAAAGAA TGTAAAACCAGAGCATTACTTATACACAATGGACTTCTTGGAAGCTATTTCAGAGGAACTGAATCGTCAATTGAAACAATGA
- the LOC139497898 gene encoding uncharacterized protein gives MGPVSRRPSGQPQYDPALKENWTLLRLRQEVTRLKLKVPKNAKRLTLVRILNSVEDSSHSDNTTETVDISDIADEANTIYGGARSHNAPVRIQEDHVAPTNGTSSNEGRTLINLVSRLSSTVQSLQQNVSALNGKVNSLLVVQPNTRQEEVAVPTFTSTGSGHSEDINNSGNSHNLESAYASLNRTTIPAAAAGSANQEARSVRTSRGYSAETLPFVETISPQLRKNIISDGEISKAGTKSRSDTHTLPSSSSFDDGLIKQVEELWEASLCISTRKTYNSGFLCFKTFMAMTNLHHINSVPIIDEDCLIYFVTYCKNSLKLAHATIKLYLAGIRHNYLRIGHPDPLSNCARLECILRGIKKSQNNVKQKRLPITSQILKQLCCMLQQGVFSPFVDLMLQCSFNLAFFGFLRCGEFTYSSKIARQDTLLIQNIDFDLNFQNFTVHLNSSKCDPFREGINITIFENDIFSPVDLMRRYIQGRKNHGARPDSYLFVNDEYNNAPLSRDTFIARLRESLFRLGYNDSKFCGHSFRIGAATSAAAAGVEDHIIQTLGRWSSDCYIRYIRTDPKTVCKAQSRMCCS, from the exons ATGGGTCCGGTCAGTCGCAGACCTTCGGGACAACCTCAATACGACCCGGCATTGAAAGAAAATTGGACTCTATTAAGACTTCGCCAAGAAGTAACTAGATTAAAACTTAAAGTGCCAAAAAACGCCAAAAGGTTGACCTTAGTGAGAATTCTTAATAGTGTTGAAGACTCTTCGCATAGTGACAATACAACAGAAACAGTGGATATATCAGACATAGCAGATGAAGCAAATACCATATATGGTGGTGCGCGATCCCATAATGCACCAGTTAGGATTCAAGAGGATCATGTGGCTCCAACTAACGGCACTTCATCAAATGAAGGAAGAACTCTTATAAACTTAGTTTCGAGACTATCATCGACCGTACAGTCTCTACAGCAAAATGTGTCGGCTTTAAACGGGAAGGTGAACTCTCTTTTAGTGGTACAACCTAATACTCGTCAGGAAGAAGTAGCTGTCCCTACTTTCACTTCAACCGGAAGTGGGCATAGTGAAGATATAAACAACTCGGGGAATTCCCATAACTTGGAGTCGGCATATGCATCTTTAAATAGAACCACAATACCAGCAGCGGCAGCTGGAAGTGCAAACCAGGAAGCGAGAAGTGTGAGAACGTCTAGGGGATATTCAGCGGAAACTCTGCCATTCGTGGAGACTATTTCTCCCCAGCTGAGAAAGAACATAATATCAG ATGGAGAAATTTCGAAAGCTGGCACCAAAAGCAGATCAGATACCCACACCTTGCCTAGCTCCAGCTCATTTGATGATGGTCTAATTAAACAAGTTGAAGAACTATGGGAGGCATCCTTATGTATAAGTACTAGAAAGACTTATAATTCtggttttttatgttttaaaacatttatggcTATGACTAATCTGCATCATATAAATAGTGTGCCTATAATAGATGAAGATTgcttaatttattttgtaacctATTGCAAGAATTCTCTTAAGCTAGCCCATGCTACAATTAAATTGTATTTAGCAGGAATTAGGCATAACTATTTAAGAATAGGACATCCTGACCCTTTGTCAAATTGTGCACGCTTAGAGTGTATATTAAGAGGTATTAAAAAGTCTCAGAACAATGTTAAACAAAAGAGATTACCTATTACATCtcaaattttgaaacaattgTGCTGTATGTTACAGCAAGGAGTTTTTTCTCCATTCGTCGACTTAATGTTACAGTGCTCTTTTAATCTAGCTTTTTTTGGATTTCTCCGATGTGGTGAATTTACGTATAGTAGTAAAATTGCCAGACAGGACACACTTTTAATTCAAAACATTGATTTCgatttaaactttcaaaatttcaCAGTACATCTGAATTCCTCCAAATGTGACCCATTTCGAGAAGGTATTAACATTACTATTTTCGAAAATGATATTTTCAGCCCAGTTGATTTGATGAGAAGATATATACAAGGAAGAAAAAATCATGGAGCTAGGCCAGattcttatttatttgttaacGATGAGTATAATAACGCTCCTTTGTCTAGAGATACATTTATAGCTCGGCTTCGAGAGTCCCTGTTCAGATTAGGGTATAATGATAGTAAATTTTGTGGTCATTCTTTTCGAATTGGTGCTGCTACATCAGCTGCAGCCGCAGGGGTCGAGGACCATATTATTCAGACTTTAGGAAGATGGTCATCCGATTGTTATATACGTTACATTAGAACTGACCCAAAAACTGTTTGCAAAGCACAAAGCAGAATGTGTTGTTCCTAA